TATAATCGTCAAATCAAATTGTGCAAAAAATATAAATCAAATTGTGCAAAAATAATTTTAATTGCATTTAAATAGCATATAAATGCTATTTATTCATTATACGTTCATATATATTGATGTTACTCATATTAATAAGCCCAGCATCATCTAAGGCTTTTGCTGCTTCTTTAAGTATAAGTTTATCTTCATTCTCAAAATTTATTAAATCAAATAAATTGGTGTCAACAATAGAAGGAATTGCCTTTTCTTTTGCAAGAGATACAAGTGCTTTACGAATAACATCTAACCTCTCATTTGTTACCAAAAACTCTTTGGAACAATCCTTTTTCCAGAAAATCCCATTCGCATTTGAAGCGAGCCCATATTCTTGAATCTCATTTTCCTTAATCTCGACATCATTAAGCATACTTCTTGCAATTATCATCTCTACGTAGTTTGATTGATATTGCATAAGCAATTCAGATATCGCCAATCTATCCTTAAAGCCTAGGCTTATAGACTTGTTAACAGTCTTCATATCCTTCATATTTTGTCATTTTTTTTAATTCATTATATCCGATTTTTTTAAGTTGTGCTTCTAATGTTAGCCCATTTTCACATGTTATCGCTAATATATCATCAGCGATTAATTCTGTATATAACACAGGTCTAGAAAATTCATCTCCTCCAGACTGTCTATGATCATAATCCTTCCACTTCTCGATGGTTATTAATCGAGAATAAGGATCTACCGAAATAATGCGATAGTAATTGTTAGTAGTAGTGTCTTTTAGTGCCATAACATTACAATATATAATACATATTTCCGACGTTTCCACTTGTCACATCAACATACACGGCTTTATAAGCAGAAGGATGATATGTTCGTGCTACTACTGGGTCCAAATTAACTTTAGGTGCTTTGAGCAATATCATGCTATTATTCACTTCAAGCCTATAATAACTTCCACCTATCCAAAACCCACTATCATTAATCCTAAACACATATGAACCATTTGCGCTATACATCTGTAACGCTCCTTTAGATTGAATGAAATAAGTTTCAGAGTTGCTTACATGAAAGTATTTGTTACTACTCCAGTATGTTGTTAAACCGTTATTGCCAATAATAGTAGCATATTTTGTTTGGCTGTATGAAAACTGATCATAACTGGCATCACCTATTATAGTGACATATTCTTGGAAGTATGAAGTGATTTCATACTCTAATAGCACTTTATACGTACCAGCATTAACAGAAATATTATCAGAAATATAATATTTTATAGAACCATAACCAACAGGGTCGGGGGCATAGCTAAATGAGCCTATCTGTTGTAATTTTGTACCACTTGTGTTTGTTAGCCAGTAAGTCCCATTTATATAACAACGGTCTGCAAGTGAAATTTTTTGTCTAATCTTAATCGAACTATTAGGGACTGAGAATGTCTCGGTTGAAAGGATTGAACCTGATGCGACAGCTACGTCTTGACCTATCGCTTCGTAACTGAAATTCGACTTCTCTATCCCTAATGAATAGTCAGCTGCGCTTGGGGACAACAATGAACTCAATGGTGGTAATGTATCATTTTGAAGTACCAATTTTTCTTCGCCATCGTAAGCCATTACAATACTTCGACCTGTTGGATTGATGTAAAATTCGTAATACCCATCTACTCTGCTAAATTTATCTGACAATATATCCCAACCAGCTATAAACCCAGACGTTGCATACATGCTCCCGTTCTGCAATACTCTAAAAGGCGCACTATTACGATCAAGGAATGTTCCTCCTGCCCAAAACCTAACACTAGTATCATCAGTCCCTACACCCGTCATACCAGCTTTGACCGTGTAATCGCCATCATTCCCCTGCCCGACCTGTATTGTTCCTGATGATACAAGACCGCCATCCATTATGGTTTTCAACGAACCGTAATCAAGACCCTGTGTTGGGTTAAGGTATAGCCATGCTATCTCCTCATCGGTAAGTGCCTTGTTGTAGAAACGCAACTCATCTATATACCCATTGAAGCGGAAACCGGTTTCATTGTTACCATCCGTACCAATCATAAATTTTGTTCCGCTTCCAAACTTTATGTCACCAAGTACTACGTCGATAATATTACCATTGATATACAGTTTTGAGTACCCACTTGCTCCAGTCTTCTGAACGAATGTTAGGTGATACCACCTATTCGTTTCTATTTGATACGCGCTTGAAGTTAGGTTTGCTGAATCTGATGTTCTTGTTACAATTGCTCTCGCATAATTAGTTGGCGTAGAATATATGATAATAACCCTTGGAGTATAAGGCATTGAAAATAGCCCACATATAGTTTGACCGGAAGCAAACCCAGTAAACTTAAACCATAAGCTAATTGTTAGCTCAGGTATTCTGAAATAGTTAGAATCATCTATATACAGGTAACCATTGTTGGTGTCATTAATATCAAAGAATAAGCATTTACCCTTTATATCTGATGCCACCTGACTTATTACCCTTGTTCCATATTTGGTTAGTCCTTTTCCATTTCCGGAATCATCAAACAGCATATTCTTGTCAAAGGTGTAGAACGCCTTTAAGTTAGCGTCTGATGGCTTAACCGGTATGGTTGAAACTTTTGCAGCGGAAAGTAGTGAGTACACCGATGGCTCCTGCCCATTCATCTCATATATACCAACTCCATATATTTGTATTTTTGAGTTAATGGTATTACTAGCTGTTCGAATTACTCTAACCGATATTGAGTTTACATTCGCATCATACCATTTAAATTCTACATAATCCGACTTGAATGATAATCTTTTTTTGGTTAATGGGTCATATATTCCTGATAAACCAATACCCGAACCAGCGTAATCCTTACTATGTACAATACCGGTAAGTAGTAACCACCTATTTTGTGGCAGCTTATAGTTATAAGCAGCAGCTATAAAGTATGGATTGCTATCCATAGAACCGGTATTAAGGTTAATTACCTTATTCGATGTTGGTGTTAATCCATAATAAACTGTAACATTGCCTGCGTCAAGAATTTTTACCCATGCATAAAATATATATGATTTGTTTGGGTCAACCCTTACAGACCTTGTAGTACTAAAACCGCCTCCTCCTCCGGCATCCGCAGCAGCTGTATTGCACTCCCATACCTTATCCATTGTGCCAAATGGAGTCTCTGCCAATACAATGGCATTCTCAGCAGCATCTCCATATATTCCGGTAGCGAAATTAGTATAGGCTGCCGACGTAATCGGATAGTTGCATAGCTGTAGCTGTTGCCAATCAAGAAAGTTACCGCCATTCTTAGCGACCCTTCTGGCTTGTTCCGCAATCGAGTTAAGTAGGTTTTGCCGTTCAAGGTAGTAAGTATTGAATTTTGACCTGAACGTAGGCCCATCAATGGTACTATCCGTGTTTAGGTCTGATAGCAATGGTG
This genomic interval from Tenuifilum sp. 4138str contains the following:
- a CDS encoding LamG-like jellyroll fold domain-containing protein translates to MELTIIRRNQSHYTVTIVKGEVTQKLLSQDVATLTVHSYTPIDFMVGDRAELLGSWYYINRLPKLEKGNGYTYEVELEGEMYRLRHAQFLLYDNTGMAVESDFSLMGNLEDIARLAISNLNRVYGSGAYLLGDCPQTDTRNHIINNENVLAVLQRVCSDYGYEFELIRAGSVIELRIGTAGTIKSLSLQYGAGKGLYKLDRLMVNDTGIVTRLFVYGGNRNIPSGYRDFSRRLKLPNNPHSYIEDADAIATYGVIEGTKIFEDIYPRRTGVITEVGAPNAFTDSTMDFDLNETDAQGQTKYLIPGNPAKVSFISGNLAGYEFEIAAYNHAAKSFTLKYYTDERGYKYPSADDAFKINVGDQYVLLDIHMPQSYIDAAEAELLSQATSLLAEKKSAKVRYSVEIDPIFAKQECINLNAGDIIRVRDTDLNIDRDIRVVSVKRDLLEPYKMSLELGDEVTVSLATQLLDRTSAIEKVVKINQLHDPAKYRTAWRNALELQQMVFDQDGYFDTGNIKPLSITTQMLSVGSKAGQFVLNGVVFQPGYNGVANRIISTMGTLSHYAIEESIRTWVVEAYDYLIPDNNARYIYIKCELIGSNATVKYSADQLKVDAEAGYYHFLVGVLHSVQDGYRKISLTYGSTTINGKEIKTGRITSQDGQTYFDLDSGEIRGKIVFRSGNDDVTVENNISSAQTTANNAQTTANNAQSTANTALTNANNALTQLTNIASDNILSPIEKQTVKREWDDIVNEKQKILDQAYPYYDVSTTAYTNAYDALNTYITPLLSDLNTDSTIDGPTFRSKFNTYYLERQNLLNSIAEQARRVAKNGGNFLDWQQLQLCNYPITSAAYTNFATGIYGDAAENAIVLAETPFGTMDKVWECNTAAADAGGGGGFSTTRSVRVDPNKSYIFYAWVKILDAGNVTVYYGLTPTSNKVINLNTGSMDSNPYFIAAAYNYKLPQNRWLLLTGIVHSKDYAGSGIGLSGIYDPLTKKRLSFKSDYVEFKWYDANVNSISVRVIRTASNTINSKIQIYGVGIYEMNGQEPSVYSLLSAAKVSTIPVKPSDANLKAFYTFDKNMLFDDSGNGKGLTKYGTRVISQVASDIKGKCLFFDINDTNNGYLYIDDSNYFRIPELTISLWFKFTGFASGQTICGLFSMPYTPRVIIIYSTPTNYARAIVTRTSDSANLTSSAYQIETNRWYHLTFVQKTGASGYSKLYINGNIIDVVLGDIKFGSGTKFMIGTDGNNETGFRFNGYIDELRFYNKALTDEEIAWLYLNPTQGLDYGSLKTIMDGGLVSSGTIQVGQGNDGDYTVKAGMTGVGTDDTSVRFWAGGTFLDRNSAPFRVLQNGSMYATSGFIAGWDILSDKFSRVDGYYEFYINPTGRSIVMAYDGEEKLVLQNDTLPPLSSLLSPSAADYSLGIEKSNFSYEAIGQDVAVASGSILSTETFSVPNSSIKIRQKISLADRCYINGTYWLTNTSGTKLQQIGSFSYAPDPVGYGSIKYYISDNISVNAGTYKVLLEYEITSYFQEYVTIIGDASYDQFSYSQTKYATIIGNNGLTTYWSSNKYFHVSNSETYFIQSKGALQMYSANGSYVFRINDSGFWIGGSYYRLEVNNSMILLKAPKVNLDPVVARTYHPSAYKAVYVDVTSGNVGNMYYIL